A part of Candidatus Saccharimonadales bacterium genomic DNA contains:
- a CDS encoding type IV secretion system DNA-binding domain-containing protein, with amino-acid sequence MEHILRLGSNEALITYLVIGAIVLLILLLFMAYIRFVDLKRIYKQKKIFIEVTPSHEASKTPEATEQLFHILHGAGATQKFKYKLLRRNNIFSLEVISTRREGVRYVIGTSEREADAIERSIAAFLSGSRVKRIDDPLLKRNAFTKVKEFKQTKHFALPIRTLATFEQHDPIAYIAGAMNRLSDDEQVTLQLVISPARVRNMAAIVDRYHEFYKVSDATHNKGYGHLFRSELRVRVVATSSKDKEERLHGVESAIASFSIPKVQSLTTRYNFPQALRGRYREWAFTHRMPSLIVRNSNVFSSLELANLYHFPASHTTADNLVVSLSRTLAPPLSIVNNTDYDIVLGRNFHRGIYTDIGLTAKEREKHIFIIGGTGNGKTTMLEYGLIQDIRNGKGVAIVDPHGDLAESLLHSIPKEREKDVIYFNPDDLSYPVGVNLLELTSGLDEENALRERDLVTESVISIFRKIFSEDDSGGHRIEYVLRNAIHTALNVEDATLFTIYDVLNDPAYRKKVVSKLDNKDLKNFWRNEMGKAGGMQQVKMVAGITSKIGRFLFSASAKRILEQPKSTINFDEILNGKILICNFSKGLLGEDTSELFGIAVLAKLQLAALRRARLSQKSRIPFYLYVDEFQNFATSSFVQMLSEARKYRLYLTMAEQSTSQQDDYRMVDIILANVGTVISFRSGNPTDEKKLLPYFQPYLEEGDIISLPQFNFYIRISATKIQEAFSGETLLVEQDPDISMAKNIIKASRHNYATKFNTNDNVPKSKEPKAVVQEPGRKKTRKIPN; translated from the coding sequence ATGGAACATATTTTACGATTAGGCAGTAATGAAGCATTGATTACTTATTTAGTAATTGGTGCTATCGTACTCCTGATACTCCTTCTCTTTATGGCGTATATCCGTTTTGTTGATCTTAAACGAATCTACAAACAGAAGAAGATCTTTATTGAAGTTACTCCATCGCATGAGGCAAGTAAAACGCCTGAGGCAACAGAACAACTATTTCACATTCTCCATGGTGCAGGCGCAACCCAGAAGTTTAAGTACAAACTTTTGCGTCGTAATAATATATTTTCGCTGGAGGTAATCTCAACTCGCAGAGAGGGAGTGCGGTATGTCATCGGGACAAGTGAACGAGAAGCTGATGCAATCGAGCGGAGTATAGCCGCCTTCTTGAGTGGCTCGCGTGTTAAAAGAATCGATGATCCGCTACTGAAAAGGAATGCTTTTACAAAAGTAAAAGAATTTAAGCAAACAAAACACTTTGCGCTACCGATTCGGACACTCGCTACATTTGAGCAACATGACCCGATTGCCTATATTGCAGGCGCTATGAATAGACTTTCCGATGATGAACAGGTAACATTGCAACTCGTTATCTCACCCGCACGTGTTCGCAATATGGCGGCAATTGTTGACCGCTATCACGAATTCTATAAGGTATCTGATGCAACACACAATAAAGGCTACGGCCACCTCTTCCGCTCCGAACTAAGGGTTCGCGTTGTCGCTACCAGCTCAAAAGATAAAGAGGAACGTCTGCACGGTGTCGAATCCGCCATTGCATCATTCAGTATTCCAAAGGTACAAAGTCTTACAACTCGCTATAACTTTCCGCAAGCCTTACGTGGTCGTTATCGTGAGTGGGCGTTTACTCATCGTATGCCATCACTGATAGTGCGTAACTCCAACGTATTCTCGTCTCTAGAGCTGGCCAACCTTTATCATTTTCCAGCAAGTCACACCACGGCAGATAATCTTGTCGTGTCGTTGAGCCGCACACTAGCACCTCCTTTGTCTATAGTTAACAATACTGACTATGACATAGTTCTCGGTCGTAATTTCCATCGTGGCATCTATACCGACATTGGCTTGACTGCAAAAGAGCGGGAGAAGCACATCTTCATTATTGGTGGTACAGGAAATGGTAAAACCACCATGCTTGAGTATGGATTAATTCAGGACATCCGAAACGGCAAAGGCGTTGCGATCGTCGATCCTCATGGTGATCTAGCCGAATCATTGCTTCATTCTATTCCAAAAGAGCGTGAAAAGGATGTTATTTACTTTAATCCTGATGATCTATCGTACCCGGTTGGTGTCAACTTACTTGAACTGACTTCGGGACTTGACGAGGAGAATGCACTACGTGAACGAGATCTTGTGACCGAATCCGTTATATCGATATTCCGTAAGATATTTTCCGAAGATGACAGTGGCGGCCATCGTATCGAATACGTCCTTCGTAATGCCATACATACGGCGCTTAACGTAGAAGATGCGACATTGTTTACTATTTACGATGTACTCAATGATCCAGCTTATCGAAAGAAGGTCGTCAGCAAGCTTGATAATAAAGACCTTAAGAACTTCTGGCGAAACGAGATGGGCAAAGCGGGTGGTATGCAACAGGTCAAAATGGTTGCCGGTATCACCTCCAAGATTGGACGCTTCTTATTCTCTGCGTCGGCAAAGCGTATTTTAGAGCAGCCAAAATCTACGATCAACTTCGACGAAATTCTTAACGGTAAGATTCTCATTTGTAATTTCTCAAAAGGCTTACTTGGCGAGGATACATCGGAGCTATTTGGTATTGCTGTACTTGCTAAATTACAGCTTGCAGCACTGAGACGTGCGCGGCTGTCGCAAAAAAGTCGTATTCCGTTCTATCTGTATGTTGACGAATTCCAAAACTTTGCAACATCCTCATTTGTCCAAATGCTATCTGAAGCGCGTAAATACAGGCTCTACCTTACAATGGCAGAGCAAAGCACTTCACAGCAGGACGATTACCGAATGGTCGATATTATTCTTGCCAATGTCGGTACCGTGATTAGTTTCCGATCTGGCAATCCCACGGATGAGAAAAAACTGCTACCATACTTTCAACCTTACTTAGAAGAGGGTGATATTATCAGTCTTCCTCAATTTAACTTTTACATTCGCATATCCGCAACAAAGATACAAGAAGCATTCTCCGGAGAAACCTTATTAGTTGAACAAGACCCCGATATTAGTATGGCAAAAAATATCATCAAGGCTTCGCGGCATAACTATGCAACCAAGTTTAATACTAACGATAATGTGCCGAAAT
- a CDS encoding M23 family metallopeptidase, with protein sequence MQYIRVAMTVYSFRQEIGIVIGVIVAIILLPIFATIGLLNNGVQGASDALVSVDPVTHKVEVRDAKGTLITTMDATTTWPIRGVVTQEFGDPNPPYQVAHSGIDIDGGFGSAVTVFMQGKVIKAGDNVLAGCGSHCIIVDHGFGITSIYAHMSSHKVQVGQPVKPGDIIGLEGEEGWAHGAHLHFEIKIANIPVNPRVFMIGNPPPRT encoded by the coding sequence ATGCAATACATCCGCGTAGCAATGACCGTATACTCATTCCGTCAGGAGATCGGTATTGTTATTGGTGTAATTGTGGCAATAATTCTCCTACCTATATTTGCTACCATCGGACTGCTTAACAACGGTGTTCAGGGCGCGTCAGATGCATTGGTTTCTGTTGATCCCGTAACGCACAAAGTCGAGGTTCGCGACGCTAAGGGAACGCTTATAACGACCATGGACGCGACAACGACATGGCCAATCCGAGGAGTGGTAACACAAGAGTTTGGAGATCCTAATCCACCATACCAGGTAGCCCACAGTGGTATTGATATTGATGGTGGTTTTGGCTCTGCTGTAACAGTTTTCATGCAAGGTAAGGTTATTAAGGCTGGCGATAATGTTCTTGCAGGTTGCGGCTCGCACTGCATTATTGTTGATCATGGCTTCGGGATTACTTCAATTTATGCGCATATGTCTTCTCATAAGGTACAAGTTGGACAGCCTGTAAAACCCGGTGACATCATAGGACTTGAGGGAGAAGAAGGCTGGGCTCATGGTGCCCATCTACACTTCGAGATTAAGATTGCGAACATTCCTGTTAACCCGCGCGTATTTATGATCGGTAACCCACCACCAAGGACTTAA
- a CDS encoding ATP-binding protein: protein MKLANPITKFKEIQRERDAKPKQHTLSFGEQDPMDIISYAGMEEQPDHLIIDGQFRRTIFLSGYPFTAEVGWLDSLTHLNHDIDVSYHVEQADSNEALKKLEKKITQLESMKRSKLRDGGIIGSELTDPLDSAMELRDAIRRGQQKLFHVSIYATLIGSSLEELNDITNSLKSSLSARLFYIKTAQYQQIEGLQSTLPRGENVLAQRRNLDSETAALTFPFVSSELVQPGGILYGVNNSNNSLVIIDRFSLHNANSITFAQSGSGKSYTTKVEILRQLMQGTKVIVIDPEREYQNLASSVGGSYIKLSAQSEQKINPFDMATTSRSSEQVSAHAQDLTDVIALMVDGLSAPEKAALDKAILAVYKAKKSPILEDLYKQLKKMKEADLCERLEKYLTGTMADVLNYQTNIDLTNRLVVFDIKDLPDSIRQIMMMIVANFVQNTVKQDPQRRMLVIDEGWMLLEHEETARFVAGLVRRARKYGLGVSIITQQANDFLSDKYGRAIASQSSLRILMRQDTTTIEQVTREFRLSDYEKSYLLTSDRGDALIIADQQHVSLHVTASEEEHPLITTNPLETLAKRDD from the coding sequence ATGAAATTAGCAAATCCTATCACTAAATTCAAAGAAATTCAGCGCGAACGCGATGCAAAGCCAAAGCAGCACACGCTCTCGTTTGGCGAACAAGATCCAATGGATATTATTTCGTATGCCGGAATGGAAGAACAGCCTGATCACCTCATTATTGATGGTCAATTTCGCCGCACTATCTTTCTATCGGGCTATCCATTTACCGCTGAAGTAGGTTGGCTTGATTCACTTACACATTTAAACCACGATATTGACGTGTCATATCATGTTGAGCAAGCAGATTCAAATGAAGCTCTTAAAAAGCTCGAGAAAAAGATTACGCAATTAGAGTCTATGAAACGTTCCAAGTTACGAGATGGCGGTATCATCGGCTCCGAACTTACTGATCCTCTCGATTCAGCTATGGAACTGCGCGATGCTATTCGTCGTGGTCAGCAAAAGCTCTTTCATGTTTCTATTTATGCAACACTTATCGGTAGCTCATTAGAAGAGTTGAACGATATTACGAATAGCTTAAAATCTTCATTGAGCGCTCGTTTGTTTTATATTAAAACCGCTCAATATCAACAAATCGAAGGTCTGCAATCTACTCTTCCGCGTGGTGAGAACGTTCTTGCGCAGCGCCGTAATCTGGATAGCGAAACAGCAGCATTAACCTTTCCTTTTGTGTCATCGGAGCTTGTCCAACCAGGCGGTATTCTTTACGGAGTTAATAACTCAAACAACTCACTGGTCATTATTGATCGTTTTAGTTTGCATAATGCGAACAGCATCACGTTTGCTCAGTCCGGTAGCGGTAAAAGCTATACGACTAAAGTAGAGATCCTTCGTCAGCTCATGCAAGGTACAAAAGTGATTGTTATTGACCCGGAACGGGAATACCAGAATCTTGCAAGTTCAGTCGGTGGTTCTTACATTAAGTTGTCGGCTCAATCAGAACAAAAGATCAACCCATTTGATATGGCCACTACCTCTCGCAGCTCCGAACAGGTATCTGCACACGCTCAAGATTTAACTGATGTCATCGCCTTAATGGTTGACGGTCTAAGTGCTCCGGAAAAAGCAGCTCTTGATAAGGCTATCCTTGCCGTTTATAAAGCGAAGAAGTCTCCTATTCTTGAGGATCTCTACAAGCAGCTGAAGAAAATGAAAGAGGCGGATCTGTGTGAGCGTCTTGAGAAGTATCTCACTGGTACGATGGCGGATGTACTGAACTACCAGACAAATATTGATCTCACAAACCGACTTGTGGTTTTTGATATCAAAGATTTACCTGATTCAATTCGCCAAATCATGATGATGATCGTCGCAAATTTCGTACAAAATACCGTTAAACAAGATCCTCAACGGCGAATGCTTGTTATTGATGAAGGCTGGATGCTTCTTGAGCATGAGGAAACAGCTCGCTTTGTTGCTGGACTGGTACGCCGTGCACGTAAGTACGGACTTGGTGTCTCGATCATTACCCAACAAGCAAATGATTTCTTATCCGACAAATACGGCCGGGCTATTGCATCGCAAAGCTCACTTCGTATTCTTATGCGGCAAGATACGACTACCATTGAACAAGTCACCCGTGAATTCCGACTTAGTGATTATGAAAAGTCGTATCTTCTCACAAGTGATAGAGGTGATGCACTAATTATTGCCGACCAGCAACATGTCTCACTTCATGTCACCGCTTCGGAAGAAGAACACCCACTTATTACGACTAATCCATTGGAGACACTCGCTAAGCGAGACGACTAA